Sequence from the Caldilineales bacterium genome:
TGGCGCCAGCGAAGGGGGATCGCTCTTGCCGGCGCTGGCAACCCAGACAGAGCCTGGCGTCGATGACGGCCTGCAAGCGTTCGAGATCGATGGCCTGGCCGCAGCCCTCGCAGAGGCCATAGGCCCCGGCCTCGAGCCGGGCGAGAGCGTCGAGCGCCTGGACCAGCAATCGTTCTGTGTTCTGGCGCAGGGTGAGCTGCGTGGCCTGGTCGAAGGCGGCGCTGGCGTCATCGACCAGGGCGTGTCCGAACCCAAGTTGCGCCATGCTCCAGGTTTCGAAGTGGGCCAACTCGGCTTCGAGCTGGCGGCGCCTTGATTCCAGATCTCGGCGCAAGATGGCGATATGGTGGTCGCTGAGCTTCATCGGCATCCTCCTGCAAGGGGGGCCGGTGTGATGGAGGGGAGCAGCACGACCGGAGGGAAGGTGGCGGCCGGCGGCCTGACCCGATCGCTGGCGTCGGATCTGCGCCGGCCAATTGGTGATGATTCTATGCAAGCATGAGACGGAGGGCTGGACGGCTTCCGGGCGCATGACCCACGGCTGGCCTACGCAGGCTTCACATCTTGGCGCTAAGACCGGTTTCGGGCTATAGTTGCGGTCATGCGAGTAGTGATCCAGCGCGTGAGCCAGGCAAGTGTGACGGTCGAGGGCCGGGTGGTCGGGGCCATTGGCCGCGGCTTTCTCGTCCTGCTGGGCGTCACACACGGCGACGGCCCGGAACAGGTGGCGTGGATGGCGGCCAAGATCGCCGGCCTCCGGCTTTTCGCCGACGACCAGGGGCTGACCAACCTGGCCCTGGCCGATGTGGGCGGGGCGGTGCTGGTGGTCTCGCAGTTCACGCTCTATGCCGATGCCCGCAAAGGCCGGCGGCCGTCGTTCACCGATGCCGCCCCGCCTGAGATCGCCGAACCGCTGATCGAACGGTTCATCGCTGACTTGCGGGCGCAGGGGATCAGCGTCGCCAACGGCGTCTTTCGAGCCGAGATGCAGGTGGCGCTGGTCAACGATGGCCCGGTGACGCTCATACTCGAGAGATAAGGAACAGTGACGATGGACTGGCTGAAACGTGCTTTCTCATCCGGCCCGGCGCTGCCGCCAAGCGATTCCCCGCCCCAACTGGCGTCCGAACTGATCGAAGCCGAAGCAATAGCGGCTGAACTGGTTGACTACTTGCTCAGCGACCGGTTGTTCTGGCAGCTTTCGGTCGAAACGCCGCTCGGCTCGCAACAGCCCAAGATGACGCTGGGCGGGCTGTGGGAGCGGATGAAACATCTGGAAGCGGCAGCGGAGCTTGGCCCTAATGACCGCCAGCGGCTGGCCGCCGTGAATACAGCCTGGGAAGATGCCCGCCGCCGCTATCCCCCCCAGTTTTCCGACAAACTCAAGCGTGAGTTGGAGAGTTATCTCAAGAACTGGCGCTACTTTCTCGACCAATTTGCCCGCGACCCCGAACGCTGGCGGGAGGAGTACGAGGTCGAACTGCGCAACCGCCGCCGGGTGGAACTGGTGCTGCGGCTGCTCGGCCCCGATGCCCCGGCCGGGATCCTCGATGATCTCGCCGAATTGGAAGCGGAGGTAAGTAGGCAAGTAGACAAGTAGACAAGTAGGCAAGTAGACAAGTAGGCAAGTAGACAAGTAGACAAGTTGCGTGCATTCGTTGATTGTTGACTGTTGATTGTTGACTGTTGATTGTTTTATCCGCGTTCATCCGCGTTTATCCGCGTACCAATACCAAAGGAGACAGCAGTGAATTATCGCACTTTTGGCCGCATGGGCTGGCAGGTGAGCGAGATCGGCTACGGCATGTGGGGGATGGCCGGCTGGAAAGGCTCGGACGACGACGAATCGGCCGCCGCGCTTCAGCGGGCCGTCGAGTTGGGCTGCAATTTCTTCGACACGGCCTGGGGCTATGGCAACGGGCATTCCGAGCGGCTGTTGGGGAATCTGGTGCGGGCCAATCCCGGCCTGCGGCTATACACCGCCACCAAGATGCCGCCCAAGAATTTCAAATGGCCCAGCCGCCGTGACTACACCCTGGACGACTGCTTCCCGCCCGAACACATCGAACGTTTCGTCCACAGCAGCCTCAAAAATGCCCGACTGGAGAGCTTCGACCTCATCCAGTTCCACACCTGGGAAGACGGCTGGCTTCAGGATGACCGCTGGCTGCGCAAGCTAGAAGACCTCAAGCGGCAGGGCCTGTTGCAGGCCGTCGGCATCAGCCAGAACCGTTGGGAGCCGGAAAATGGGGTCGAAGCAGTCCGCAGCGGCCTGATCGACGCCGTGCAGGTGATCTACAACATCTTCGACCAAAACCCGGAGGACGAGCTTTTCCCCGCCTGCCGGGCCATGAACGTGGCCGTGATCGCCCGCGTGCCCTTCGACGAAGGCTCGCTGACCGGAACCTTGAGCAAAGACTCGACCTGGCCGGAGGGCGACTGGCGCAATGGCTACTTCGTGCCCGAAAACCTGGCTTCCTCGGTCGAACGCGCCGATGCACTCAAACCCATTGCCGCCGCCGCCGGCCTGTCCCTGCCCGATATGGCCCTGCGCTTCATCCTCAACGAGCCGGCGGTCAGCACCATCATCCCCGGCATGCGCAAACTGCGTCATGTGGAAGCCAACCTGGCAGCCAGCGACGCCGGCCCCCTGCCCGCCGATTTGCACGCCCAACTGCGCCCCCATAGATGGGTGCGCCGCCCCACCTCCTGGTCGCAGTGAGTGACGCCGACTCCGCCCGCCCCACCCGCGCCGAACTCGAGGCCGCCCGCGACCGGCTCGTCCCCGATGTGCTGGCGCCCAACCTGAGCGTGCTTTTCTGCGGCATCAACCCCGGCCTCTATTCCGGCTGGATGGGCCACCACTTCGCCCGGCCTGGCAATCGCTTCTGGAAGGCCCTCCACCAGTCCGGCTTCAGCGACCGGCTGCTCCACCCCCGCGAAGACGGCCTGCTGCCGCTCTTCGGCTGTGGCCTGACCAACTTGGTCTCGCGCGCCACCGCCCGCGCCGATGAGCTGGCTGCCGAAGAACTGCGCGCCGGCCGCCAGCGGCTGGAAAGGGTCGTCCAGACCTGGCAGCCCCGGTTGCTGGCCGTGCTTGGTGTGGGGGCCTACCGCACCGCCTTCGCTCAGCCCCAGGCCGGCCTGGGGCTGCAAGCCGACCGACTTGCCGGCGCCCGGCTTTGGGTGCTCCCCAACCCCAGCGGGCTGAACGCCCATTACAGCCTGGGTGAGCTCGTGGCCTTGTTTCGGGAGGTGCGGGAGTTCGCCTGGGATGGGACGAACTGACGTGCGCCGCTCTCGACGCCTCGCCGCAGCACTCGCCCTTCTTCTCCTGGCTGCGCTCGTCCTCCTGCTCGTCTCCCGCCTCCTCCCGGCCCGCGACCTCACCTGGGAGCGCCTGCAGCGCGGCGAGCCGCTGCGAATCGCCATCGACCCCAGCTTTCCCCCCTTCGACAGCCTGGATGGGGCAGGACAGATGGCAGGCTTCGATGTCGATCTGGCGCGGGAACTGGGCCGGCGGATCGGTGCACCGGTGCAGTTCCAGGCCATTGCCTTCGATGGCCTGGTGGATGCCGTCATCGCCGGCAAGGCCGACGCCGTCATCTCGGCCTTTCCCCTCGACCCGCGCCTCACCGGGGATGTGCGCTACTCCCGACCGTATTTCGAGGCCGGGCTGGTGCTGGTCGCGCCCGCCGGCAGCGCCATCGCCGGGCCGGACGACCTGGCCGGGCGCACGGCGGCGGTCGAGTGGGGCAGCCTGGGCGATGCCTGGGGCCGCGAGCAAGGCATGACCATCGCCCGCAAGGAAACACCGGTCGAAGCATTGGCCGCCGTTGCCCAGGGTGAGGCGGATGTCGCAGTCGTCGACGCCGTGACCGCCGCCCTCTCCTCGCCGCCCGGCCTGACCATCCGCACCCCGCCGCTGCAATCCGACCCTTACGTGATCGTGCTGCCGTTAGCTGCGCCCAGGCTGGCCCATGCGGTGGACGACGCCCTGGCGGCCATGCTGACCGATGGGACCTGGCAGGAACTGGCGAGCAAGTATTTCCCGGTGGCGCCGCTGCCACCCGTCGAATAGCGTGCTTGTCGCCAAACCAGCGCCGAAGTACAATGGGCGCGTGACAACGCTCTCCTATTTTTCCGATACATCGCCCGAAGCCGAGGCCGTGTTGGTGGCTTTGCTGCGGCAGGCAGCGCCGTGGCGCAAATGGGAGATGGTCGGCGAGATGAACGCAGCGGTGCGCCTCCTGGCGCTGGAAGGGCTGCGCCGTCGTTTCCCGCAGGCCGGCGAAGCCGAGCTACGACGTCGCCTGGCCGACCTCCTACTGGGGCCGGCCCTGGCCGAAAAAGCCTATGGGCCGCTGATCGTAACAGCAAGCGATGACAACGCCTGAACCCATCGCCGTGACGCTTCTCGTCGTCGAGGCATTGGAAAGCCTCGGCGTGTCCTATGTGATCGGAGGGTCGTTGGCGAGCACATTGCACGGCATGGCGCGGGCAACGCTCGATAGCGATTTGGTGGCCGATCTGCAATTGCAGCATGTCAAGTCTCTTGTCGCCCTGCTTCACGACAGATTCTATATCGATGAATCGGCTGCGAGAGAGGCAATTCAGCTGCACCGAAGCTTCAACATCATCCATTTGCCTACCATGTTCAAGGTAGACATCTTCATTCCCAAACAACGGGCTTTCGATCAAGCGCAGCTATCGCACCGTGTCATGCACAGGGTTTCTACAGAGCCGGGTCGCTCGATCTACGTCTCTAGTCCCGAGGACACGATTCTGGCCAAACTGGAGTGGTATCGCCTGGGTGGCGAGGTGTCGGAGCGCCAGTGGCGCGATGTCGTTGGCATTGTCAGTGTACAGGGAGATCGACTCGATTGGGACTATCTGCGCCGCGCCGCTTCGCAACTTGGCGTTGCCGATCTCTTGGAGAAACTGGCAGCCGAGTAGTCGATCATTTCAAGCATCGGACCTGTCGGACGCTCGCTTCTCCAGCGCAAACACAGCCGTCGTCGCCAGCAGATTCTTGACCTTGATGATGCGAATCTGGCGGCCGTTCGAGAAATAGACCTCGCGGGTGATTTCCAGCCCGATGCCCTGGGCGAATTGGGCGAAATCGGTGATGCTGAAGGCTTGCCAGCGCGGGGCCTCGTGCCAGGCCCGGGGCAGATCGGGCGCCTGGGGCATGCGGCCGGTGGTTAGCAGGTGCAGGCGGCAGCGCCAGTAACCCCAGTTGGGGAAGCTGACCAAGGCTCGGCGGCCCACGCGCAGCATCTCCTGCAGGATGAAGCCGGGGTCATCCAAGAACGGCAGGGTCTGCGCCAGCACCACATCGTCGAAACTGTGGTCGGGATAGTCGGCCAGACCCTCCTCCAGATGCCCCTGGCGCACACTCAGCCCCCGCCGCACGCAGGCCAGCACATTGGCCTCGTCCAGCTCGATCCCGCGCGCCTTCACGCCCTGGCTGCGGGCCAGGTGCTCCAGCAGGGCGCCATTGCCGCAACCCAGATCCAACACCCGCGCCCCGGCAGACACTAGATCGGCCAGGGCGGCCAGGTCGGGGCGGAGGGCGGAGATCGGAGATCGGAGATCAGAGATCACACAGCCTCCCGCCTCCGTTCTCTGATCTCTGACTCCCGACCTCCGATTTCTGGCCCTCTCACACCTTCCTCGCGCACCAGGCGGTCGAGGAAGCTGCCCAGTAGCCGGGTCATCGTGTCCACCTCCAGCAAGAAAGCATCGTGGCCCCAGGTGCTCTGGATGTCCAGATAGGTCACATCGGCGCCGGCGGCCGTCAGCGCCCGCACCAGTTCTTTGCTATGATAGCTGGGGTACAGCCAGTCGCTGGTGAAGCTGACCACCAGATAGCGCAGGCTGGTCGAGTTGGCGAAGGCGGCGGCCAGTGAGCCGTGCGGCTCGGTCAGGTCGAAGTAATCCATCGCCTTGGTGATGTAGAGATAGCTGTTGGCGTCGAAACGGCGGGTGAATTTGTTGCCGTTGTACTTCAGATAGCTCTCGATCTGGAACTCGGTGACGAACTCGAAGCCAAAACGCTCTCGCTCGTGCAGCCTGCGCCCGAATTTCTCGTGCATCGACTGCTCGCTGAGATAGGTGATGTGCCCCACCATACGGGCCACGGCCAAGCCGGCGTCGGGTTTCTGGGCCTGACCGTAGTAGTCGCCGCCGTTCCAGGCCGGGTCGGCGTAGATGGCCTGGCGACCGACCTCGCTGAAGGCGATGAGCATCGGACTGTGACGGGCGGTGGTGGCCAGGGGGATGCAGGAGACGAGCCGGTCGGGGTGATGCGCTGCCCACTCCAGCGCCTGCATCCCGCCCATCGAGCCGCCCACCACCGCCAACAACCGGCTGATGCCCAGGTGGTCGATCAGCCGTTCCTGCGCCCGCACCATGTCGCCGATGGTGACGACCGGAAAACCGAGGCCATAGGGGCTGCCGCTGGCCGGGTCGAGGCTGGCCGGCCCGGTGGAGCCATAGCAGCTGCCGATGACATTGCTGCAAATGATGAAGAAACGGTCGGTGTCGAAGGCTTTGCCCGGCCCGATGCAGTCGTTCCACCAGCCCTCCAGCGCCCCCTCCTGGCCGTGATAACCGGCCGCATGGGCGCCGCCGCTGAGCGCGTGCAAGATGAGGATGGCATTCGTGCGCTCGGCGTTCAGGCGGCCATAGGTCTCATAGGCCAGCGTTACCGGCCCCAGCGCCGCCCCGCTTTCGAGCGCGAACGGCTCCTCCTGGGCGAAAGTGAAGGATTGGGGGGTAATCACGCCTAGAGAACTGGCCGATTTCGTCGTCTGCATCGTTTGTTCTTATCCACTTGTCAATTTGTCTTCGCCTGCCATTTCGCTGCCAGCGTTGACGAAACCGCTGAAAAACTTTCCTTCAACACTGACAAAGCCGGAAGGCCATCCTTCGAACCAACGACAGCAAAGGTTTGGAAGCCGTGCTCAGGCGCGCCAGGACGAATTGACAGACTCCTTTGCACAGTTGCACTTACATCGACGACTTCCAACCGGTTCTCCTTCTGTTCTGGGACAACTCCGCTTTCCCAAAACAGGTCGGTGGCAGCGCCGACGTCGACCAGCAACACTGTGAAGTCAGCCACTTCGATATCTTCGACATTCACTCTACCAGTGCCTGCCCATTTCAGCAGAAAACCAGGGTTGCTAGATTCAAACCGGAGTGAGGTTGATTCGCCAAGTTGCGCGATCTGTTCCTGAAGCTTCGCCAGGGCCGCGCGATTCGCGTCCACCACAGGTTGGCGCAAACGGA
This genomic interval carries:
- the metW gene encoding methionine biosynthesis protein MetW; this encodes MISDLRSPISALRPDLAALADLVSAGARVLDLGCGNGALLEHLARSQGVKARGIELDEANVLACVRRGLSVRQGHLEEGLADYPDHSFDDVVLAQTLPFLDDPGFILQEMLRVGRRALVSFPNWGYWRCRLHLLTTGRMPQAPDLPRAWHEAPRWQAFSITDFAQFAQGIGLEITREVYFSNGRQIRIIKVKNLLATTAVFALEKRASDRSDA
- a CDS encoding aldo/keto reductase encodes the protein MNYRTFGRMGWQVSEIGYGMWGMAGWKGSDDDESAAALQRAVELGCNFFDTAWGYGNGHSERLLGNLVRANPGLRLYTATKMPPKNFKWPSRRDYTLDDCFPPEHIERFVHSSLKNARLESFDLIQFHTWEDGWLQDDRWLRKLEDLKRQGLLQAVGISQNRWEPENGVEAVRSGLIDAVQVIYNIFDQNPEDELFPACRAMNVAVIARVPFDEGSLTGTLSKDSTWPEGDWRNGYFVPENLASSVERADALKPIAAAAGLSLPDMALRFILNEPAVSTIIPGMRKLRHVEANLAASDAGPLPADLHAQLRPHRWVRRPTSWSQ
- a CDS encoding homoserine O-acetyltransferase, with product MQTTKSASSLGVITPQSFTFAQEEPFALESGAALGPVTLAYETYGRLNAERTNAILILHALSGGAHAAGYHGQEGALEGWWNDCIGPGKAFDTDRFFIICSNVIGSCYGSTGPASLDPASGSPYGLGFPVVTIGDMVRAQERLIDHLGISRLLAVVGGSMGGMQALEWAAHHPDRLVSCIPLATTARHSPMLIAFSEVGRQAIYADPAWNGGDYYGQAQKPDAGLAVARMVGHITYLSEQSMHEKFGRRLHERERFGFEFVTEFQIESYLKYNGNKFTRRFDANSYLYITKAMDYFDLTEPHGSLAAAFANSTSLRYLVVSFTSDWLYPSYHSKELVRALTAAGADVTYLDIQSTWGHDAFLLEVDTMTRLLGSFLDRLVREEGVRGPEIGGRESEIRERRREAV
- a CDS encoding ABC transporter substrate-binding protein; amino-acid sequence: MGRTDVRRSRRLAAALALLLLAALVLLLVSRLLPARDLTWERLQRGEPLRIAIDPSFPPFDSLDGAGQMAGFDVDLARELGRRIGAPVQFQAIAFDGLVDAVIAGKADAVISAFPLDPRLTGDVRYSRPYFEAGLVLVAPAGSAIAGPDDLAGRTAAVEWGSLGDAWGREQGMTIARKETPVEALAAVAQGEADVAVVDAVTAALSSPPGLTIRTPPLQSDPYVIVLPLAAPRLAHAVDDALAAMLTDGTWQELASKYFPVAPLPPVE
- the mug gene encoding G/U mismatch-specific DNA glycosylase, with amino-acid sequence MGAPPHLLVAVSDADSARPTRAELEAARDRLVPDVLAPNLSVLFCGINPGLYSGWMGHHFARPGNRFWKALHQSGFSDRLLHPREDGLLPLFGCGLTNLVSRATARADELAAEELRAGRQRLERVVQTWQPRLLAVLGVGAYRTAFAQPQAGLGLQADRLAGARLWVLPNPSGLNAHYSLGELVALFREVREFAWDGTN
- the dtd gene encoding D-tyrosyl-tRNA(Tyr) deacylase, whose amino-acid sequence is MRVVIQRVSQASVTVEGRVVGAIGRGFLVLLGVTHGDGPEQVAWMAAKIAGLRLFADDQGLTNLALADVGGAVLVVSQFTLYADARKGRRPSFTDAAPPEIAEPLIERFIADLRAQGISVANGVFRAEMQVALVNDGPVTLILER
- a CDS encoding TraR/DksA C4-type zinc finger protein yields the protein MKLSDHHIAILRRDLESRRRQLEAELAHFETWSMAQLGFGHALVDDASAAFDQATQLTLRQNTERLLVQALDALARLEAGAYGLCEGCGQAIDLERLQAVIDARLCLGCQRRQERSPFAGANQPRPVFVPALAPA